The Paenibacillus sp. YPG26 genome includes a window with the following:
- a CDS encoding GerAB/ArcD/ProY family transporter: MEKNRITSFQFFSLMLLFQLGTSLVVNLGMRAGKDAWISILLGMGYGLLLFGIFVFLYKLFPEILPTTYVRKLLGKHVGWVIGLLYTVFFIYQTGRDLRDGGALVLSTALKQTPLIVANALMIMSVAYAIHKGIEVLARTAVIFAVVVVLIGGFSTILLVLSGVIEIERVFPVLGEGLRPVLETFIRQSYAFPFSEIITFSMILPYLGNAKTGVKAGYIAILVSGIILSYTSVINVAVLGVDMVQRSPLPLMTTISKASISDFIQRNDILIVMTLIIDDFFKVAVYFYVALVGTADLFKMDYRKLIYPMALLVLFISLVVAKSLPEHLEEGAIILYRFTPLFFVIIPLILYAAGWIYKIRKASGGGQGADAEQTQSGGQQGDSEQTQSGGQGADAEQAQGGGQGADTEQAQGGGQGADAEQAQGGKQGAGAEQAQSGGQGADAEQAQGDGQEGQQQKPK, encoded by the coding sequence GTGGAAAAGAACCGTATAACCTCCTTTCAATTTTTCTCACTGATGCTCCTGTTTCAGCTTGGAACCTCACTGGTCGTTAATTTGGGTATGCGCGCTGGAAAAGATGCCTGGATCTCCATCCTGCTCGGGATGGGATATGGTCTTCTGCTCTTCGGAATATTCGTGTTCCTCTACAAGCTATTCCCTGAAATACTTCCAACCACATATGTCCGTAAACTGCTGGGCAAGCATGTGGGCTGGGTCATCGGCTTGCTATATACCGTATTCTTCATCTACCAGACTGGCCGCGACCTGCGCGATGGCGGTGCCCTGGTTCTGTCCACAGCACTTAAGCAGACGCCGTTAATTGTCGCCAATGCGTTGATGATTATGTCCGTGGCCTACGCCATCCATAAGGGGATTGAGGTGCTCGCCAGAACGGCGGTCATCTTTGCCGTTGTCGTTGTTCTGATTGGGGGCTTCAGCACAATTTTGCTTGTTTTATCGGGAGTTATTGAAATAGAGCGTGTCTTCCCGGTTCTAGGAGAAGGGCTTCGACCTGTGCTGGAGACATTTATTCGTCAAAGCTACGCATTCCCGTTCAGTGAGATTATTACCTTCTCCATGATTCTGCCTTATCTGGGAAATGCGAAGACGGGGGTAAAAGCCGGCTATATCGCAATCCTGGTGTCGGGCATTATCCTAAGCTACACCTCGGTTATTAATGTGGCGGTGCTTGGAGTGGATATGGTTCAGCGTTCCCCGCTGCCTCTAATGACGACAATCAGCAAGGCTTCAATATCTGATTTTATCCAGCGCAACGATATTCTGATTGTTATGACTTTAATCATAGATGACTTTTTCAAGGTGGCTGTGTATTTCTATGTTGCTCTGGTAGGAACCGCGGACCTATTCAAAATGGACTATCGCAAGCTGATCTATCCGATGGCCCTGCTGGTTCTGTTTATTTCACTAGTGGTGGCAAAAAGCCTGCCCGAGCATCTGGAAGAAGGAGCTATCATCCTGTACCGTTTCACCCCCTTGTTCTTCGTAATTATCCCGCTGATCCTGTACGCTGCGGGGTGGATATACAAGATTCGTAAGGCTTCAGGCGGCGGGCAGGGAGCAGATGCCGAGCAGACGCAGAGCGGCGGACAGCAAGGAGATTCGGAGCAGACACAGAGTGGCGGGCAGGGAGCAGATGCAGAGCAGGCGCAGGGTGGCGGGCAGGGAGCAGATACGGAACAGGCGCAGGGTGGCGGACAGGGAGCAGATGCGGAGCAGGCACAGGGTGGCAAGCAGGGAGCGGGTGCGGAGCAGGCTCAGAGCGGCGGGCAGGGGGCGGATGCGGAACAGGCACAGGGTGACGGGCAGGAAGGCCAGCAGCAGAAGCCTAAGTGA